AAGAACTTGGATTTGGGGAACATTGAAGTGAACGAGCCTTCTGATCTAGCTAATAATGGGAATGAGCAAACAGAAGTTAAGTCAGACAGGAAGGAGAAAGAGAGCATCCCTGCGAATCTTACCAATGGGAATGAGCAATCCGACCCAAACTCTGCTCAAATGGAAGCTGATTCAGCGGCTAAGACACCAGAAAAGAAGCAATCAAGATCCAAAAGGCGCAAACTAGCTAACGACTCAAGTTCAGGTAATAACATGGAAGAGAACGTGCCTTCCACTAGTGGGAATGAGCAACATATAAGCAGTGGTGAAACCGAAGCTGCATGAATGGCTAAGAAACAGAACAATGAGGTGTCAACAGAGCCAAAGTCTGATTTGTTTGAGGAGGGAGAGAGCATGCCTTCCGATCATGTTAAGTTGCATCAGTGGAGAACAAGCAAGGAAGCAATGCCGTGAACTCGCAATGAGCAAAAAGCAGAAGAGAATGGCCGTTATTTATCTTAAAGTGTTGTAACATATTTTGAAATCTCAACGgttttgttaagtttttttttttgtgttttacgCTTACATGTTTAGTTAGATGTTTTGTAGGTTCTGCTTCTGTGACATTCTTACTTGGTGCTCAAACTTAAAAGTTTTACAACCTTATTGATAAATGAAGGTAATTGGAGAAGCCAGATCATTATTTAACTAATGTTAGCCGATGAAAGATGATCTTGGAGTGGGTTTAGAGTAAACAGAAAGAACGGTTTAAGAATCCGATGTGGACAAGATACAAAACTCTGACACGTGTCACCTTACAAGACCTCAACAACCTTATCTGGACATCAAGAGAGAGATCCTCTAATATCCAAAACCAACCAATCATCTTCACTCTTGATGCATTATCACACTCCACAATCCTCAAAACCCACTTTCATCACAACTTAACCAGCCAGAGCTCACGAGAGAGACAGATACAGAGAGAGAAAATGGCGTACAGCGCGTGCTTCCTACATCAGAGCGCACTGGCCTCTGCCGCCACAcgatcatcatcttcctcctcatcCCAGCGTTACGTTTCACTCTCCAAGCCCGTCCAGGTAGTGTGCAAAGCCCAACAGGCTCATGAAGACGATAACTCCGCCGTCTCTCGCCGTCTCGCTCTCACACTCCTCGTTGGCGCCGCTGCAGTTGGTTCCAAAGTATCTCCCGCCGATGCTGCCTACGGTGAAGCTGGTAAagaatcgaaaaaaaaaactaggatcATTTCATTTTTCAGACCAAATGATTCTTCAAAACTAAAGTGTTgcctttatttttcatttcttgGTTTTGCAGCAAATGTGTTTGGGAAGCCAAAGAAGAACACAGACTTCACGGCATACAGTGGAGATGGGTTCCAAGTGCAGGTGCCAGCTAAATGGAACCCAAGCAGAGAGGTAGAGTATCCAGGACAAGTCCTTAGGTACGAAGACAACTTCGATGCTACTAGCAACCTCAATGTCATGGTCACCCCTACCGACAAGAAGTCCATCACTGATTACGGCTCTCCTGAAGAGTTCCTCTCTCAGGTTTCTTTACTCACTCGACACACCTACACAAATAACCTTATGAACTAAAAAGTCAAATAGATTGAGAGATTTGAGTGATAATTTCGATACTTGGGTCCTTGCAGGTCAATTACCTCCTTGGGAAACAAGCTTACTTCGGTGAGACTGCCTCTGAGGTAAACTTCCCATTTCCATTTGTTAGATTATGGGAACCAAACAAAGATTAAAACACTTTATCACCATTGCTAGTTTATGTCTGAATCTTGGATTAGTGAGCTCTACATAACAGTTTGTGTGTATTATTGGTTCTGGCAGGGAGGCTTTGACAACAATGCAGTGGCAACAGCAAACATTCTGGAGACTAATGTTCAGGACGTTGGTGGGAAACCATACTATTACTTGTCCGTGTTGACAAGAACGGCCGATGGAGACGAAGGAGGTAAGCATCAGCTGATCACAGCCACCGTGAATGGAGGCAAGCTGTACATCTGCAAAGCACAAGCTGGAGACAAGAGGTGGTTCAAGGGAGCCAACAAATTTGTCGAGAAAGCAGCCACTTCTTTCAGTGTTGCTTGAATGTAAAAGCAACTCAAACAGAACAGAACAATGCTTTGCTTTCTTTCTTCATTTGTCTCTTTGTAAAAAAAGGATAATGAAACTAAGCTTTTGAGAAACCTATCAAGATGATGATGGTGCTATATATCTTTGCGGCCTTACTTGTTTACGTGTGGTAAACAGGACTCTAGCTTTCTATGCTTGATCAAAAATTTGAATATCATATGTATAATCAATCATCAAatgaaacatataataatatcaTCTTTGTAGTTAATCATCACTCACAAAACCAACTTCATTCATATACTGGTAAAGGCAGTGATTACAGATTCTGATAGTTTGCaaattgaaataaaagttttCAAGAAGATGGAGCTGCAGCAGGTTTGAGGAGAGGCTGTAGGGCCTTCACAACTATGCTCATATTTGGTCTAAATTCAGCTTCATATTGCACACACAATGCCGCCACCGCTGCTAGCTGCATTTTGCCACAATAAAAACAGATTTGTTTGTGATTTAATAATACCAAGTCTTCTTTCGAATGTTCAACGGCATCatgaagagagagagtgagagaggtGGTACCTTAGCAACTGCTTTTGGAGGGTAATCCGCTAGCTTTGGATCAATGCACTCTTTGACTTTATCTTCACTGAGTCTTGGTGTCGCCTAATAGCCAATAACATCATATGGTAAAGGCAGGACAACATATTATATCAAAAAAATGGTCCAGGATTTGGAACAGTGTATACACTTACCCAGGTGACAAGACTTTGTTGACCACGAGGCATGTTATTATCGACAGGTTTCCTCCCAGTCAGAAGTTCTAGAAGTACAACCCCAAAGCTGTACACATCACTCTTCTGAGTTAATTGTCCAGTCATTGCATATCtgcatatgaaaaaaaaaacatattagctGCTTCTTAAGACATTTATACGCATACAAAGCCAATAATGGAAGAAGAAACATTTACTCAGGAGCATGATAACCAAAAGTTCCCAAGACTCTGGTAGAGTGAAGACGAGCAGCGTTATCAGGCGATTGGTTTGAGAGATTGAAATCAGAAATCTTTGGTTTGTAGTCTTCGAAAAGAAGAATATTGCTAGATCTTATGTCTTTGTGGATGACAGGAGGCTGAGACTTGTCATGAAGGTATTCCAAACCCCTAGCCGCCTCAACTGCTATTTTCACCCTTGTTGTCCAGTCAAGTGTTGGACCTGGCTGTGCCCCTTGAACTCCCTTCCTACCTGTAATTGCACCAAATATGCAACCAATTACATAGACAAAGTTCTCTCTGTGACAATGGTCAAACCAGGGAGTTTATCTAGAAAGTGAACTGAGTAGAGAATCTTAGAGTGGAAGAAGCTTATCTTACCATGTAAGACGTCATGCAATGATCCCATAGTTGCAAACTCATATGCAAGGACACGGAGCTTTCCATCAACACAAAAACCAAGCAACTGAACGAGATTCTCATGCTTCAGTCTAGAAACCATGGAGACCTAAGAGTAGAGTATTAACATAGCAAGTTGAAAGAAGATGTAGTAAACACAAACTTTCTGAAAAAAATGCACAACGCAGAGCAGAGCCAGTAATGGATGAACAAGATTAATAACCTGACTCAAGAAGTCGGCATCAGATTCAGCTTCAGGTGCGGCGTCAAGTTTCTTGAGAGCAACAGCAATGCCATCATTTAATGTGCCGTAGTAAACTCTTCCGTAAGAGCCTTCACCAATCAGGGCCTTGGATCCGAAGTTATCagtcttttccttgacctcgtCCAAAGACAAAGAAGGAACCTCGATGGGAAGAGGTTCCTTCCGCACCTCAGGCTTTGCAACAACAGCTGGTGGTTTTGGATTCTTGTGATTTGCTGCTACATTGCATGAATGAACCAAATAGAAAAACCATTATTACATGTTAAAAATCACACAATACAATgcaaaatggaaaaaaaaactggGAGATTTAAGAAAACAATATACCATCAGAATGATGCTGATGCTGATGCTGGTGAGAAGATTTCAAATGTTCCTCATCATTAGAGTCTTGAATTTGACATGTACAGCACATCCACTTGCACATCCTCATCTTCTCCACacaccttcttttttttttttggctctcCTGAAACACATGAATATGATGGATATATGCATAAGAGATAGGAGAAGATGATGTATCTGCTATCTCATCTCACCCAATAAACCTCTGAGCAGAAACATCTAtgatattactttttaaataagAGAGATCACGATGAGCGAGAACttg
The Raphanus sativus cultivar WK10039 chromosome 1, ASM80110v3, whole genome shotgun sequence DNA segment above includes these coding regions:
- the LOC108843986 gene encoding PTI1-like tyrosine-protein kinase 1 isoform X2 produces the protein MRMCKWMCCTCQIQDSNDEEHLKSSHQHQHQHHSDANHKNPKPPAVVAKPEVRKEPLPIEVPSLSLDEVKEKTDNFGSKALIGEGSYGRVYYGTLNDGIAVALKKLDAAPEAESDADFLSQVSMVSRLKHENLVQLLGFCVDGKLRVLAYEFATMGSLHDVLHGRKGVQGAQPGPTLDWTTRVKIAVEAARGLEYLHDKSQPPVIHKDIRSSNILLFEDYKPKISDFNLSNQSPDNAARLHSTRVLGTFGYHAPEYAMTGQLTQKSDVYSFGVVLLELLTGRKPVDNNMPRGQQSLVTWATPRLSEDKVKECIDPKLADYPPKAVAKLAAVAALCVQYEAEFRPNMSIVVKALQPLLKPAAAPSS
- the LOC108844011 gene encoding oxygen-evolving enhancer protein 2, chloroplastic, coding for MAYSACFLHQSALASAATRSSSSSSSQRYVSLSKPVQVVCKAQQAHEDDNSAVSRRLALTLLVGAAAVGSKVSPADAAYGEAANVFGKPKKNTDFTAYSGDGFQVQVPAKWNPSREVEYPGQVLRYEDNFDATSNLNVMVTPTDKKSITDYGSPEEFLSQVNYLLGKQAYFGETASEGGFDNNAVATANILETNVQDVGGKPYYYLSVLTRTADGDEGGKHQLITATVNGGKLYICKAQAGDKRWFKGANKFVEKAATSFSVA
- the LOC108843986 gene encoding PTI1-like tyrosine-protein kinase 1 isoform X1 encodes the protein MRMCKWMCCTCQIQDSNDEEHLKSSHQHQHQHHSDAANHKNPKPPAVVAKPEVRKEPLPIEVPSLSLDEVKEKTDNFGSKALIGEGSYGRVYYGTLNDGIAVALKKLDAAPEAESDADFLSQVSMVSRLKHENLVQLLGFCVDGKLRVLAYEFATMGSLHDVLHGRKGVQGAQPGPTLDWTTRVKIAVEAARGLEYLHDKSQPPVIHKDIRSSNILLFEDYKPKISDFNLSNQSPDNAARLHSTRVLGTFGYHAPEYAMTGQLTQKSDVYSFGVVLLELLTGRKPVDNNMPRGQQSLVTWATPRLSEDKVKECIDPKLADYPPKAVAKLAAVAALCVQYEAEFRPNMSIVVKALQPLLKPAAAPSS